A region of Catharus ustulatus isolate bCatUst1 chromosome 9, bCatUst1.pri.v2, whole genome shotgun sequence DNA encodes the following proteins:
- the GLUL gene encoding glutamine synthetase, producing MATSASSHLSKAIKHMYMKLPQGEKVQAMYIWIDGTGEHLRCKTRTLDHEPKSLEDLPEWNFDGSSTYQSEGSNSDMYLRPAAMFRDPFRKDPNKLVLCEVFKYNRQSADSNLRHTCRRIMDMVSNQHPWFGMEQEYTLLGTDGHPFGWPSNGFPGPQGPYYCGVGADKAYGRDIVEAHYRACLYAGVKIGGTNAEVMPAQWEFQVGPCEGIEMGDHLWIARFILHRVCEDFGVVVSFDPKPIPGNWNGAGCHTNFSTKSMREEGGLKHIEEAIEKLSKRHQYHIRAYDPKGGLDNARRLTGFHETSNINEFSAGVANRGASIRIPRNVGHEKKGYFEDRRPSANCDPYAVTEALVRTCLLNETGDEPFEYKN from the exons ATGGCCACCTCAGCGAGCTCCCACCTGAGCAAAGCCATCAAGCACATGTACATGAAGCTGCCGCAGGGGGAGAAGGTCCAGGCCATGTACATCTGGATCGACGGCACGGGGGAGCACCTCCGCTGCAAAACCCGCACGCTGGACCACGAGCCCAAGAGCCTGGAAG ATCTCCCTGAGTGGAATTTTGATGGCTCCAGCACCTACCAGTCCGAAGGCTCCAACAGTGACATGTATCTGCGACCTGCTGCCATGTTTCGGGACCCTTTCCGCAAGGACCCCAACAAACTTGTTCTCTGTGAGGTCTTCAAATACAACCGCCAGTCTGCAG ACTCAAATCTCCGGCACACCTGCAGGAGGATTATGGACATGGTGTCCAACCAGCACccctggtttgggatggagcaggagtaCACTCTCCTGGGGACAGATGGACATCCGTTTGGCTGGCCTTCCAATGGCTTCCCTGGACCCCAAG GTCCGTATTACTGTGGTGTGGGGGCAGACAAAGCCTATGGCAGGGACATTGTGGAGGCCCACTACCGAGCGTGCCTTTATGCAGGCGTGAAGATCGGAGGAACCAACGCAGAGGTGATGCCAGCCCAG TGGGAGTTCCAGGTGGGACCATGCGAAGGGATTGAGATGGGGGATCACCTCTGGATCGCGCGCTTCATCCTGCACCGGGTGTGTGAGGACTTCGGGGTCGTGGTGTCCTTcgatcccaaacccatccctgggAACTGGAACGGTGCTGGCTGCCACACCAACTTCAGCACCAAGAGCATGAGGGAAGAAGGAGGTCTCAA gCACATCGAGGAGGCCATCGAGAAGCTGAGCAAGCGCCACCAGTACCACATCCGTGCCTACGACCCCAAGGGGGGGCTGGACAATGCCAGGCGCCTGACGGGCTTCCACGAGACGTCCAACATCAACGAGTTCTCGGCCGGCGTGGCCAACCGCGGCGCCAGCATCCGCATCCCGCGCAACGTGGGCCACGAGAAGAAGGGCTACTTCGAGGACCGCCGGCCCTCGGCCAACTGCGACCCCTACGCCGTGACAGAGGCGCTGGTGCGCACGTGTCTCCTCAACGAAACCGGGGATGAGCCTTTCGAGTACAAGAACTAA